The sequence below is a genomic window from Drosophila bipectinata strain 14024-0381.07 unplaced genomic scaffold, DbipHiC1v2 scaffold_77, whole genome shotgun sequence.
tgttgttgttgtttttataaatttttttgcactttttattgtttcaatattgttgtttttattatttttaatttttggtctattttgggactttttccactgtttttattgattgttACTTTTCCActactttttgatttttccactttttcactattttttaactttttcacCACTTTAGAGTTTTTAGGGTCGGATCGTCCAACTGTGACCAATTGTCAGGATCAAGTGACGACGACCACCCAAAAAGTAGTGTTGGGTTGCTCATGAGTGAGTGAACAAAAAAGAGTTGTTCACTCAACTGAGTGAGCGAACTGGTTCCTtcctttttgttcttttttgttCACTTGCTCATTTTTGTTCACTTGCTCATTTTTGCTCATTTTTGTTCACTTGTTCATTTTTGTTCACTTGTTCACTTGCTCCCTTGTTCATTTGTGCTTAGTTACTcttttttgcacattttgttCTCATTCAATAAGTACAGAATTTAAACCGAAAATGGAATATTATGGATGGAATTCAATTATCCATGAAGGATTTcgttttactatttttaaatgccCAATGAAGGGAGCAAAAGTTTTGccacaaattaaaatgtaaaaatatcggtaagtttgaaaattaattatgaaaCATAATCTAATCATAATCATTGGCTTGGTAATTCACTGAGCAATGAGCAACTGAGCAATGAACAGTGAGCAAGTGAGCAACTGAGCAATGAACAGTGAGCAAGTGAGCAATATGAGTGAGTTGactcttttgaaaaaaaagaacaagtgAACATGTTCACCTAAAAGAGCAGTATTTACACAACACTACCAAAAAGCGCTTCTTATATACACTTGTTACCACAACCCTTTCAATTCTAAGAATCAAAGTCTAACGGTATTTCTAACGCTCGCTCTCGCTCTAACTCTTATTGGCAAATGTAAATACCCAAACCTGAAAACATTGCACTTGTCATTTAGTATGGCTAACTTAACGCGGAAGGAGCCACCGCTCTTTATACCGATTCAACGAGAATTCGAAGAGTTCGGAGCGATATGCTTTTCCCGCTCTTCGTAAACCCAATAGACGAAATGGCATGTCGTTCTATCTCCCTCTTTTCAACCCTCGGCGTTTCTGGTATATAAAGAGGTAGCGAAACGGGCAGCACGTTTATTGTGTTATTAGAGGCGCGAAGAGAacagtgaatttggaaattgaaatggctCGTACAAAGCAGACTGCTCGTAAATCGACTGGTGGCAAGGCCCCACGCAAACAACTGGCTACAAAGGCCGCACGTAAAAGTGCGCCAGCCACCGGAGGAGTAAAGAAGCCCCATCGCTATCGCCCCGGAACTGTGGCTCTCCGTGAGATCCGTCGCTACCAGAAGAGTACTGAGCTGTTGATCCGTAGACTGCCATTCCAGCGGTTGGTGCGTGAAATAGCTCAGGATTTCAAGACAGATTTGCGCTTCCAGAGCTCTGCTGTGATGGCTTTGCAGGAAGCtagctgaggaaaaccaaccagcccaagacaccgcaaaaaaacccaagccccctccaatctatattagggaaaaaagctcgagtgccctggtcaacaaaattgcgtcgttgatcgggaacggtgaaaaatttcatgttgttccgcttatcaaagggaacatccatgaaacaaaggtgcaaaccaagactgaagagcacttccgaatagtgtcaaaatatctggacactgtacagaaaaactattacacgtaccagctgaaaagcagtaagggcctacaagtggtagtaaagggaatagaacctgatgttaccgccgaggaaataaaaaccgcccttaaagaaaagggcttcgccgccaagaatgttattaacattctaaataaagataaaaagccacaacccctcttcaaggtcgagctcgagcctgaaagcaggtcgctgaagaagaacgaagtccacccaatctacaacctgcaatatcttttgcatcggaaaatcactgttgaagagccacataaacgtaacggtccagtgcaatgcactaattgtcaagagtatggacacacaaggtcttactgcacacttcgggctgtctgtgtagtctgcggggacgcccacaagtccgcttgctgcactacaaacaaggacagtaccgtgaagaaatgtggaaactgcggaggcagccatacggcaaactatagaggatgtattgtgtataaggatttaaggagtcgcatgcgtcaagcgaccgcaacgcgcaaccaaaatccacagaatgcgtacgtttcgtcaaaaaccacgccagacgtcttcttcgccaaagctgcgagatcctcattcggtccactaaacaccaccaacggcttctcctatgccgatgctctacgatctggaagggaaattccaattcagcctaactctcaaagcgctcaacaggccccagaacagccacacagcaaaacgaaaactatgatgcttaccctccaacaaagtatgatggagcttatgtcattcatgaaaacgaccatgcaaacgcttgttcaaaaccagaacatggtgatacagctgctcgtagcacaacagtccaaataatctatgcaggcgctacgaatatcaatgtggaacgccaatggtgtctcacggcataaactagaattgtcacaattcttgaccgaaaaccatattgacgttatgctactggtggaaacgcatcttacaagcaaatacaactttcatataagaggctacacaatctaccgcacagatcatccagatgggaaagcccacggcggaactggagttctaatcagagaacgaattaaacaccattttcacaaaaggtttgcaacaaacttcttgcaggccacatcgatacaaattcagtcaagcaacggaatcctttcaattgctgccgtttactgccctcctcgcttctcaatctcggaaggacaatttatggacttctacaattcacttggggatcgatttatagccgcaggagactacaacgccaaacatacgcactggggatcacgtctagtgactcccaaaggaagacaattgtacaatgcaattataaatgtgaaaaataaactggactacgtttcccctggaagtcccacatactggccaacagactcacgaaagctcccagaccttattgattttgcagtgacaaaaaacatacctcgcaatctaataagtgccaaagcagtctcggacttatcatcagaccactcgcctgtgcttctaacgcttcttcaaagcccagaaataaccgaacaccccttcagtctgacgacgacaaaaacaaactggctaaaatacaaaaagtacgtgagtgcccacatagaactcgccccggattttaacatggaatcggacatcgactacactacgagcgccctggaagaagtactcgttgcggcagctaaaatctctactcctcataggaaagaagtagacgtgcgagaaaagaggcgcacgcgtcgtgattggcaaaacagcagatcaccagcttcaaaacaacgccttaaggaagcaacccgatcactcgaccaggctcttcaccaacaggaagaaaatgcacagctgaggtacatccagaatctctcgccaacaagcacaaattACCCCATggggagggcccacccaaatcttagtgccccaattgaaacgaccaccccgataagaaactcttcgggatgctgggctcgcagcaacgaagaccgagctgaaactaTTTATTCTAACAAATttattcctcctgccagtaattcagccagagtcctcccctcagccagccgcacctccattccggccgaacgaaatcgaaaaagtcataagagggctaaaaccaaaaaaggctcccggtggtgacctattgaccccaaagatgctgatcgaacttccaaaatgcgctatagaggtcgtctgcaaactatttaatggaatcattaatcttggctatttcccaaaaaagtggaagaaatccattattataatgataccgaagcctggaaaagaccacacaattccgtcatcatacagaccaataagccttctatctagtttgtctaaactgtttgaaaaatgcttgttaaggATGTAgactcatgttccggcctactttttagaggttatttcaaaaatttttttttgtaataaaaaataatgcgttcgttccaattttcacatatgtttttataggcatcataaactatttgaaaaaattttgtttaatttattcttgtgtagtttaatacactatagcatgccaaagtatgcatataaaaaaaaaggtaggtccctggcgcaggtgatttcgactgctagagtcatccgaaagaaaaaattagaatagattattgttttgtaagcttatggctctgtcccgtactagaatgaaatattttcatcaataaacaacaaaatggcgaactcacaaaaaaaaaaattttaaaaaatttaaaaaatttatcttaaattaatgataaaaaaaaaactaatcattaaaaataaatgattctagtacgggacagaggtgttactttttagaacaacatatccaaatttcagctagatcggtaccatagaattttgtgaatcacctgcgccgcacacaaaaatgtcgttccgagaaaaacgcgtttaaagtatagacgctaccgagaaactcatacttttcggtgtaggcgcgctctcgattatgggctgtatctctgtcattatttgatatttttatttgaaactttaacagtacattcttaataaacaatactatcgaaatgtgtgaaaaaaaaaaatcgattttttcaacctcacacatgagactacatccttaactcgcataataccatatctggaagcttgcaatatcatcccggcacaccaatttggctttcgaagaaaccatggaaccatcgaacaagtgaacagattaacatccgaaatacgctcagccttcgaacaacgagaatactgcagcgctattttcctcgacgtatctcaagctttcgaccgagtttggctcatcggactcatgcacaaaattaaaacgtatttgccaacatacacccacaagctactggaatcatacctcttcaatagggtattctcagtgagatgcaacg
It includes:
- the LOC122321235 gene encoding histone H3-like; the encoded protein is MARTKQTARKSTGGKAPRKQLATKAARKSAPATGGVKKPHRYRPGTVALREIRRYQKSTELLIRRLPFQRLVREIAQDFKTDLRFQSSAVMALQEAS